A window of the Haloquadratum walsbyi C23 genome harbors these coding sequences:
- a CDS encoding VOC family protein: protein MVDNTDATSVTADQPDSPIQTTGTDHITIWGSNETDTIEFYQELLGMPLVLRQPNLDDPSQTHLFFDTGDGRILTVFVGDRQSTQQQRGGIGAVHHLCFSVAPSDFEDVMAALEADGRGYNVFDRGVFFSLYTQDNNGLIIELSTDKYDIPAERRGEVLAKAQELRVADDADYAKDKHLAAALEALNIDAHAHDLPDATSGVGGIN from the coding sequence ATGGTCGATAATACGGATGCAACATCAGTCACTGCTGACCAACCGGATAGCCCAATTCAGACGACTGGGACTGATCATATCACGATTTGGGGGAGTAACGAAACGGATACGATTGAATTTTATCAAGAGCTTCTTGGAATGCCACTGGTTCTTAGACAACCAAACCTCGACGATCCATCACAGACACATTTGTTTTTTGACACTGGTGATGGTCGAATTCTGACAGTGTTTGTCGGTGACCGTCAGTCAACCCAACAACAGCGCGGTGGTATTGGTGCTGTCCACCACCTCTGTTTTAGTGTCGCGCCGTCAGACTTTGAAGATGTGATGGCTGCGCTGGAGGCTGATGGTCGGGGATACAACGTATTTGACCGTGGTGTTTTCTTCTCACTATATACACAGGATAATAATGGATTGATTATTGAATTATCAACAGATAAATACGATATTCCAGCTGAACGTCGGGGGGAGGTGCTTGCAAAGGCACAGGAACTTCGGGTGGCTGATGATGCAGATTATGCAAAAGATAAACATCTTGCAGCCGCGCTTGAAGCACTCAATATTGATGCACACGCACATGACCTTCCTGACGCGACCTCAGGTGTTGGCGGCATCAACTGA
- a CDS encoding HVO_2142 family zinc finger protein, with product MSAQNYQDIGSHWCPDCGNEMNLNGVQPAGYAQFFCEYCRYRRDRFVGAVADD from the coding sequence ATGTCGGCGCAGAATTATCAAGATATTGGGTCACATTGGTGTCCCGACTGTGGAAATGAGATGAATCTTAATGGCGTGCAACCAGCAGGGTACGCACAGTTCTTTTGCGAATATTGTCGATACCGTCGTGACCGCTTCGTAGGCGCCGTTGCAGACGATTGA